Genomic DNA from Nitrospirota bacterium:
CGAAAGGCCAGAGTATGAAATTGTCGAGGTGACTGTCCCGTATTCAATGTCAGGGCTTGTTATGCCTGTAGGTTTACCGAAGTGATCATAAGTTGTAATTGACTTTGGATATTCTGCCGGATGTTCCTGAGGATAACTATAACCTGCGCTGAAGAACGGCCCTTCGGTAAGTTCAACCCTTCCCATATTGTCATAGTAAGTTCTTGAAATTATGTATTTCCCGCCTTCTCCTGATGTTACGGTCTGTATGTTCCTTCCAAATCCGTCAATATATGAGTATTTGTCTATATAGACCTCTCCGCCTGCATTGCTTTCAAGAATGCCTGTTTTTGTATATACAGGCCTTCCAAAATCATGGTATTCAAAGTCGTGATACTCTGCCTTTGTCTTTGCAGCTATCTGAGGGCCTTCCCCAACATAGGAAATGGTCTCTTTTGTCCTTCCGAATTCATCGGGGGTGTTGCAGGTCTTGTTATTGTTTTCGTCCCATGTGCATTCAACTATGCCGAATCTGTAGTCGTAGGTATTCTGGATAAAATGTCCGAGGGCGTTTGTTATCTTTGACGGGAAGGTCTTTGTTGCGCTGTCATACTCGTTTGTTGTGGTGTTTCCCCTCGCATCTGTCTGGGTCTCGAGATTCCCCTCAGGCGTATATGTCATGGTTATTCTCGGATTGGT
This window encodes:
- a CDS encoding toxin TcdB middle/N-terminal domain-containing protein — protein: GYYDLADREFRGFGYSKQTNTDTTTLETWIHQKDHEFDGSPAYCYYKDASTYILDDKDLKGKPCHMEFRQPWPNETTPGALLSQTDLVWNRSVPKGAYPVFVKLDSKDVTSYVGGVEIFSHEEYTYDDTNGTTLSVLTSGPGAEGILTQNTFQNYGFWLWRNTRTTVTGGVSGKVRETTYSYENNTGNMLWKEFWLNGGTNPRITMTYTPEGNLETQTDARGNTTTNEYDSATKTFPSKITNALGHFIQNTYDYRFGIVECTWDENNNKTCNTPDEFGRTKETISYVGEGPQIAAKTKAEYHDFEYHDFGRPVYTKTGILESNAGGEVYIDKYSYIDGFGRNIQTVTSGEGGKYIISRTYYDNMGRVELTEGPFFSAGYSYPQEHPAEYPKSITTYDHFGKPTGITSPDIEYGTVTSTISYSGLS